The following coding sequences lie in one Nonomuraea muscovyensis genomic window:
- a CDS encoding ABC transporter ATP-binding protein, which produces MTFLELDDVSVTYRIAAGEVPAVRGVSLSLDAGAALGVAGESGSGKSTLAMALLRLLPRGARLGGRILLDGEDVLAMKWGRLRAVRWAEASIVFQGAQHGLNPVRRIGDQIAEPLLVHGLARPEAARGRVAELLEQVGLPTWRARSYPHELSGGQRQRVMIAMALACSPRLIIADEPTTALDVMVQAQVLTLIKQLVAENGISLIMISHDLSVLADVCDQLAVMYAGRLVEHGPAGEVFHEARHPYSQALAAAFPTVGDPASRLAPRGLGGDPPDPMRLPSGCSFHPRCPVAREECPTLDVELWPAGAGRRAACVHVREQSPAATKGETS; this is translated from the coding sequence ATGACGTTCCTCGAACTCGACGACGTGTCCGTCACCTACCGGATCGCCGCCGGCGAGGTGCCCGCCGTGCGCGGGGTGTCGCTGTCGCTGGACGCGGGGGCCGCGCTCGGGGTCGCCGGCGAGTCGGGATCCGGCAAGTCGACGCTGGCCATGGCGCTGCTGCGGCTGCTGCCGCGCGGTGCTCGCCTCGGCGGCCGGATCCTGCTCGACGGCGAGGACGTGCTGGCCATGAAGTGGGGCCGGCTGCGGGCCGTGCGCTGGGCCGAGGCGTCCATCGTGTTCCAGGGCGCCCAGCACGGGCTCAACCCGGTGCGCCGGATCGGCGACCAGATCGCCGAGCCGCTCCTCGTCCACGGGCTGGCCAGGCCGGAGGCCGCGCGCGGCCGCGTGGCCGAACTGCTGGAGCAGGTGGGGCTGCCCACCTGGCGGGCGCGCAGCTACCCGCACGAGCTGTCCGGCGGGCAGCGGCAGCGCGTCATGATCGCGATGGCGCTGGCCTGCTCGCCCCGGCTGATCATCGCCGACGAGCCGACGACCGCGCTCGACGTGATGGTGCAGGCGCAGGTGCTCACGCTGATCAAGCAGCTCGTGGCGGAGAACGGCATCTCACTGATCATGATCTCGCACGACCTGTCGGTGCTCGCCGACGTCTGCGACCAGCTCGCGGTCATGTACGCGGGCCGCCTGGTGGAGCACGGGCCGGCGGGGGAGGTCTTCCACGAGGCCCGGCACCCGTACAGCCAGGCGCTGGCGGCGGCGTTCCCCACGGTGGGCGACCCGGCCTCGCGGCTCGCGCCCAGGGGCCTCGGCGGCGACCCGCCCGACCCCATGCGGCTGCCGAGCGGCTGTTCGTTCCACCCGCGCTGCCCGGTGGCGCGGGAGGAGTGCCCGACCCTGGACGTCGAGCTGTGGCCCGCCGGCGCGGGCCGCCGGGCGGCCTGCGTCCACGTCCGCGAGCAGTCGCCGGCCGCAACGAAGGGGGAGACGTCATGA
- a CDS encoding ABC transporter permease, with protein MTTPLESAEPAVAQAAGSSGSTGEDRPAGRGTLRYVASKAGGAVLSIAMVIVGTFFVFRLLPGDPVRNLAQGRRMTPEQLDLERRRLGLDKPMLEQFFDFVGQTLRFDLGTSYEYKRPVLDLIGERIGATLLLTGTGLVIAVSLGIWQGTRAGWRHGSRFDRVSTGVSLLLWSVPTFWLGLLLMMTFGVGIGPIPGILPFRGIESVDAPDGFGYLLDVAAHMALPCLTLVAVVYAQYLLVMRSSLLEEVSQDYVNVARAKGLRDDEVRRRHAVPNALLPTVTLVFMRIGFIVGGAVTVEYIFTWPGLGQLFYEAIKVPDFTLMQGTFMLITMSVIIMNTLADVVYHVLDPRVRSA; from the coding sequence ATGACGACCCCGCTCGAATCGGCAGAGCCCGCCGTCGCCCAGGCGGCGGGCTCGTCGGGGAGCACCGGCGAGGACCGTCCGGCCGGCCGGGGCACGCTGCGCTACGTGGCGTCGAAGGCCGGCGGGGCGGTGCTCAGCATCGCCATGGTCATCGTCGGCACGTTCTTCGTCTTCCGGCTGCTGCCCGGCGACCCGGTGCGCAACCTGGCACAGGGCCGCCGCATGACCCCCGAACAGCTCGACCTGGAACGCCGCCGGCTCGGGCTGGACAAGCCGATGCTGGAGCAGTTCTTCGACTTCGTCGGCCAGACGCTCCGCTTCGACCTGGGCACCTCCTACGAGTACAAGCGACCCGTCCTCGACCTCATCGGCGAGCGGATCGGCGCGACCCTGCTGCTCACCGGGACCGGCCTGGTCATCGCGGTCAGCCTGGGCATCTGGCAGGGCACCCGGGCGGGCTGGCGGCACGGCTCCCGCTTCGACCGGGTCTCCACCGGCGTCTCGCTGCTGCTGTGGTCCGTGCCGACGTTCTGGCTCGGGCTGCTGCTGATGATGACGTTCGGCGTCGGCATCGGGCCGATCCCCGGCATCCTGCCGTTCCGCGGCATCGAGAGCGTCGACGCGCCCGACGGCTTCGGCTACCTCCTCGACGTGGCCGCGCACATGGCGCTGCCGTGCCTGACCCTGGTGGCCGTCGTCTACGCCCAGTACCTGCTCGTCATGCGCTCCTCGCTGCTGGAGGAGGTCAGCCAGGACTACGTGAACGTGGCGCGGGCCAAGGGGCTGCGCGACGACGAGGTGCGGCGGCGCCACGCGGTGCCCAACGCGCTGCTGCCCACGGTGACGCTGGTCTTCATGCGGATCGGCTTCATCGTCGGCGGGGCGGTCACCGTGGAGTACATCTTCACCTGGCCCGGGCTCGGACAGCTCTTCTACGAGGCGATCAAGGTGCCGGACTTCACGCTCATGCAGGGCACGTTCATGCTCATCACCATGTCGGTGATCATCATGAACACGCTGGCCGACGTGGTCTACCACGTCCTGGACCCGAGGGTGAGGTCGGCATGA
- a CDS encoding TetR/AcrR family transcriptional regulator, whose product MERADAARNRARILEAAAALFAARPPQEVTMDEIAKAAGVGRGTLYRRYPDRASIAVALLDEHERALQEELLRGEPPLGPGAPPAERLAAFYAAMVRLLEDHAHLVLGSEVGRSRFETGAYGFWRAHVRSLLVAAGTPAPGALVDALLAPLAPEVYGYQRSDLGLTPAEITEALTRLTRCL is encoded by the coding sequence ATGGAGAGAGCCGATGCCGCGCGCAACCGCGCCAGGATCCTGGAGGCGGCCGCCGCCCTGTTCGCCGCCAGGCCGCCGCAGGAGGTGACGATGGACGAGATCGCCAAGGCGGCCGGAGTGGGCCGGGGCACGCTCTACCGGCGCTACCCGGACCGCGCCTCCATCGCGGTGGCCCTGCTGGACGAGCACGAGCGGGCCCTTCAGGAGGAGCTGCTGCGCGGCGAGCCGCCGCTCGGGCCCGGCGCGCCGCCGGCCGAACGCCTGGCCGCCTTCTACGCCGCCATGGTGCGGCTCCTGGAGGACCACGCCCACCTGGTGCTCGGCAGCGAGGTCGGCCGGTCGCGGTTCGAGACCGGGGCGTACGGGTTCTGGCGGGCGCACGTCCGCTCGCTGCTCGTCGCCGCCGGCACCCCCGCGCCGGGCGCGCTGGTCGACGCCCTACTCGCCCCGCTCGCCCCCGAGGTGTACGGCTACCAGCGCTCCGACCTCGGCCTGACCCCCGCCGAGATCACCGAGGCGTTGACCCGGCTGACCCGCTGCCTGTGA
- a CDS encoding maleylpyruvate isomerase N-terminal domain-containing protein — protein MGDIRRAYLTAAESAVTLLHDPAVAAAWDRPSALTEFSVAGLAGHLAHQLVRVADALDSEATQEPVNLLDHYVMSPWVQAGLDHESNVGIRRAGEASAADGPAALAARTAELLERQRAVLPAEPADRIVHLASSGWSLRLDDFLLTRVMELVVHSDDLAASVGVDTPELPPSVIDPVVELLARLAVHRHGATAVIRTLSRAERAPATISAF, from the coding sequence ATGGGGGACATCAGGCGGGCCTACCTGACGGCGGCGGAGTCGGCCGTCACCCTGCTGCACGACCCGGCGGTGGCCGCGGCCTGGGACAGGCCGAGCGCGCTGACCGAGTTCAGCGTCGCGGGCCTGGCCGGCCACCTCGCCCACCAGCTCGTCCGCGTGGCCGACGCGCTCGACTCGGAGGCGACACAGGAGCCGGTGAACCTGCTGGACCACTACGTGATGTCGCCATGGGTGCAGGCGGGCCTCGACCACGAGAGCAACGTGGGCATCCGGCGCGCCGGTGAGGCGTCGGCGGCCGACGGACCGGCCGCGCTGGCCGCCAGGACGGCCGAGCTGCTGGAGCGCCAGCGGGCCGTGCTGCCCGCCGAGCCCGCGGACAGGATCGTGCACCTGGCCTCGTCGGGCTGGTCGCTTCGGTTGGACGACTTCCTGCTCACGCGCGTGATGGAGCTGGTCGTGCACTCCGACGACCTGGCCGCGAGCGTGGGCGTGGACACGCCGGAACTGCCCCCCTCGGTCATCGACCCGGTGGTCGAGCTGCTGGCGCGGCTGGCCGTGCACCGCCACGGCGCGACGGCGGTCATCCGCACGCTGAGCAGGGCGGAGCGGGCCCCGGCCACGATCAGCGCCTTCTGA
- a CDS encoding FMN-dependent NADH-azoreductase: MLLHLDASARRASFSRELSRRYAETWRAAHPDAGYVYRDLAADPVPHIGEAWTELCDYVLEHQITDIARYKEAVRTPAQEQAWAVLAPLLDEVVAADVILIGTPMYNFSIPSSLKAWIDQITFPKMSLAGRSFVVTGARGGAYGPGTPREPVDHEERYLRDFFKGHFAVEDVTFVHAELVNACLDPALAHLRGAHEASLSAALEAVSR; the protein is encoded by the coding sequence ATGTTGCTGCACCTGGACGCCAGCGCCCGCCGCGCCTCCTTCTCCCGCGAGCTGTCGCGGCGCTACGCCGAGACGTGGCGAGCCGCCCATCCGGACGCGGGGTACGTCTACCGCGACCTGGCCGCCGACCCCGTGCCACACATCGGCGAGGCGTGGACCGAACTGTGCGACTACGTGCTGGAGCACCAGATCACCGACATCGCCCGCTACAAGGAGGCGGTGCGCACCCCCGCGCAGGAGCAGGCGTGGGCGGTGCTGGCGCCGCTGCTCGACGAGGTGGTGGCGGCCGACGTGATCCTCATCGGCACGCCGATGTACAACTTCTCCATCCCCTCCTCGCTCAAGGCGTGGATCGACCAGATCACCTTCCCCAAGATGTCGCTGGCGGGCCGCTCCTTCGTGGTCACCGGCGCCCGCGGCGGCGCGTACGGCCCCGGCACCCCCCGCGAGCCGGTGGACCACGAGGAGCGCTACCTGCGCGACTTCTTCAAGGGGCACTTCGCGGTCGAGGACGTGACGTTCGTGCACGCCGAGCTGGTCAACGCCTGCCTCGATCCGGCGCTGGCGCACCTGCGCGGCGCGCACGAGGCGTCGCTGAGCGCCGCGTTGGAGGCGGTGTCGCGATGA
- a CDS encoding DMT family transporter, translating to MSWLVLLLAGLVEVAWAQSIKPTQNFTRPLPTLVCLVLMAAAVWLLSQAMNTLPVGTAYAVFTGIGAAGAITLGIVLHDDPVSVGRMAALALIVGGIVLARVTT from the coding sequence ATGAGCTGGCTGGTCCTGCTGCTGGCGGGCCTGGTCGAGGTGGCCTGGGCGCAGAGCATCAAGCCGACGCAGAACTTCACCAGGCCGCTGCCCACCCTGGTCTGCCTCGTCCTGATGGCAGCGGCCGTGTGGCTGCTGTCGCAGGCGATGAACACGCTGCCGGTCGGCACGGCGTACGCCGTCTTCACCGGGATCGGCGCGGCGGGGGCGATCACGCTCGGCATCGTGCTCCACGACGACCCCGTCTCCGTCGGCCGGATGGCGGCGCTGGCCCTGATCGTCGGAGGGATAGTGTTGGCCCGAGTCACCACCTAA
- a CDS encoding ABC transporter substrate-binding protein, producing the protein MRKWFARLAVLGVALLVAGQGQVALAQEPGAGKKVLRVGATQAVDSMNPFLAVRIVSTQVHRWMYGFLTVPDSKTLQPSPDLAESWTASDDGLTWTFKIRQTNWSDGKPVTAEDAAWTFNKIMTDDAAKTANGPAVENFESVTANGQDLVIKLKAPQASMLDNPIPIMPKHAWEGVTDLANFDGDKYPSVSSGPYIATEHKKDQYIKLKANPSYWRGAPKIDELQVIFYDNPQAAIAGLKKGDIDLIGRLNPPEFEAMKGDPNIEQWDTQGRRAAYLQINHGATTTDNKPVGDGHPALKDVKVRQALHHAIDKQKLVDEVWGGLARPADGSIVPPMFKDFFWEATGDTKVTHDVAKANQILDDAGYKKGSDGVRTMPDGKRKLEFRFTIHTDTPIEDKLAEYLAGFFKEIGITLTTVKLDSSKFSDETGVAATFDIAISGWSVNPDPEEILATHLCSRRPTPAGEGGGTESFYCDPTFEKLYQEQLKELDRTKRAGIIKQMLERLYTDAPVIAIYYPNNLEGYRKDRVTAITPIPEEKGLLYGGSSYWPFYTVDVAASSTGGSGGTDGGGSNTGLIAGVVGGVVVLGLAAFLLTRRRRSAADDRE; encoded by the coding sequence ATGAGGAAATGGTTCGCACGCCTGGCTGTGCTGGGCGTCGCGCTGTTAGTCGCAGGTCAGGGCCAGGTGGCGCTGGCCCAGGAACCTGGGGCGGGGAAGAAGGTCCTCCGCGTGGGCGCCACGCAGGCCGTCGACTCGATGAACCCCTTCCTGGCCGTCCGCATCGTCTCGACCCAGGTGCACCGCTGGATGTACGGGTTCCTCACGGTGCCCGACTCCAAGACGCTGCAGCCCAGCCCCGACCTGGCCGAGTCGTGGACGGCCTCCGACGACGGGCTCACGTGGACGTTCAAGATCCGCCAGACGAACTGGTCGGACGGCAAGCCGGTCACGGCCGAGGACGCCGCCTGGACCTTCAACAAGATCATGACCGACGACGCCGCGAAGACCGCGAACGGCCCCGCCGTCGAGAACTTCGAGAGCGTCACGGCCAACGGCCAGGACCTGGTCATCAAGCTCAAGGCCCCGCAGGCCTCGATGCTGGACAACCCGATCCCGATCATGCCCAAGCACGCGTGGGAGGGCGTCACCGACCTGGCCAACTTCGACGGTGACAAGTACCCGTCGGTGAGCAGCGGTCCGTACATCGCGACCGAGCACAAGAAGGACCAGTACATCAAGCTCAAGGCCAACCCCTCCTACTGGCGGGGCGCGCCCAAGATCGACGAGCTGCAGGTCATCTTCTACGACAACCCCCAGGCCGCCATCGCGGGCCTGAAGAAGGGCGACATCGACCTCATCGGCCGGCTCAACCCGCCGGAGTTCGAGGCGATGAAGGGCGACCCGAACATCGAGCAGTGGGACACCCAGGGCCGCCGCGCGGCGTACCTGCAGATCAACCACGGCGCCACCACCACGGACAACAAGCCCGTCGGCGACGGCCACCCCGCGCTGAAGGACGTGAAGGTGCGCCAGGCGCTGCACCACGCCATCGACAAGCAGAAGCTGGTCGACGAGGTGTGGGGCGGCCTGGCCAGGCCTGCCGACGGCTCGATCGTGCCGCCCATGTTCAAGGACTTCTTCTGGGAGGCCACCGGCGACACGAAGGTCACCCACGACGTCGCCAAGGCCAACCAGATCCTCGACGACGCGGGCTACAAGAAGGGCTCCGACGGCGTCCGCACGATGCCGGACGGCAAGCGCAAGCTGGAGTTCCGCTTCACCATCCACACCGACACGCCGATCGAGGACAAGCTCGCCGAGTACCTGGCCGGCTTCTTCAAGGAGATCGGCATCACGCTGACCACCGTGAAGCTCGACTCCAGCAAGTTCAGCGACGAGACCGGCGTGGCCGCCACCTTCGACATCGCCATCAGCGGCTGGTCGGTCAACCCCGACCCCGAGGAGATCCTGGCGACGCACCTGTGCAGCCGGCGGCCCACCCCGGCGGGCGAGGGCGGCGGCACCGAGTCGTTCTACTGCGACCCGACGTTCGAGAAGCTCTACCAGGAGCAGCTCAAGGAGCTCGACCGCACCAAGCGCGCCGGGATCATCAAGCAGATGCTGGAGCGCCTCTACACCGACGCCCCGGTCATCGCCATCTACTACCCGAACAACCTTGAGGGCTACCGCAAGGACCGCGTCACCGCCATCACCCCGATCCCCGAGGAGAAGGGCCTGCTGTACGGCGGCAGCAGCTACTGGCCGTTCTACACCGTCGACGTGGCGGCCTCCTCCACCGGCGGCAGCGGCGGCACGGACGGCGGCGGCTCCAACACCGGCCTGATCGCCGGAGTCGTCGGCGGCGTGGTGGTCCTCGGGCTGGCAGCCTTCCTGCTGACCAGGCGGCGCAGGAGCGCCGCGGACGACCGCGAATGA
- a CDS encoding ABC transporter ATP-binding protein, with the protein MTETQASAEPVTADGRSTLLEARDLHVEFAARGRRARAVDGVNLAVGPGEIVALVGESGCGKTTLARTLLGLERPTSGSVRYGGTELSYRSRALKAYRREVQLVLQDPMGSLNPRQTVYEAVAEGPRIHGLPDEREIVASALARAGLRPPERFFLRYPHELSGGQRQRVVIAGALALDPKVLIADEPVASLDASVRGEILALLLRLRDDLGLSALVVTHDLGLAWNIADRVAVMYLGRIVESGPVEQVLTAPRHPYTQALLSVLPESPERVVLTGEPPDPTRIPGGCRFHARCQVLASGRAAEAGVDGRCRSEPLAVLPAVPAAQAACHYAQVAEADA; encoded by the coding sequence ATGACGGAGACACAGGCCTCGGCCGAACCCGTCACCGCGGACGGCCGTTCCACGCTGCTGGAGGCGCGCGACCTGCACGTGGAGTTCGCCGCGCGCGGCCGGCGCGCCCGCGCGGTGGACGGCGTCAACCTCGCCGTCGGCCCGGGCGAGATCGTGGCGCTGGTCGGCGAGTCCGGTTGCGGCAAGACGACGCTCGCCCGCACCCTGCTCGGCCTGGAGCGCCCCACCTCCGGCTCGGTCCGGTACGGCGGGACGGAGCTGAGCTACCGGTCGCGGGCGCTCAAGGCCTACCGGCGGGAGGTGCAGCTCGTCCTGCAGGACCCGATGGGCTCGCTGAACCCGAGGCAGACCGTCTACGAGGCGGTGGCCGAGGGTCCGCGCATCCACGGCCTGCCGGACGAGCGGGAGATCGTGGCCTCGGCGCTGGCGCGGGCCGGGCTGCGGCCTCCGGAGCGGTTCTTCCTGCGCTACCCGCACGAGCTGTCCGGCGGACAGCGCCAGCGCGTGGTGATCGCGGGCGCGCTGGCGCTGGATCCCAAGGTGCTCATCGCCGACGAGCCGGTGGCCTCGCTGGACGCCTCGGTGCGGGGCGAGATCCTCGCCCTGCTGCTGAGGCTGCGCGACGACCTGGGCCTGTCGGCGCTGGTGGTCACGCACGACCTGGGGCTGGCCTGGAACATCGCCGACCGGGTCGCCGTGATGTACCTGGGCCGGATCGTCGAGTCGGGGCCCGTGGAGCAGGTGCTCACCGCGCCGCGCCACCCGTACACGCAGGCGCTGCTGTCGGTGCTGCCGGAGTCGCCCGAGCGGGTGGTGCTCACGGGCGAGCCGCCGGACCCGACGCGCATCCCGGGCGGCTGCCGCTTCCACGCCCGCTGCCAGGTGCTCGCCTCCGGCCGGGCGGCGGAGGCCGGGGTGGACGGCAGGTGCCGGTCGGAGCCGCTGGCCGTCCTGCCCGCCGTCCCGGCCGCGCAGGCGGCCTGCCACTACGCGCAGGTGGCCGAGGCGGACGCGTGA
- a CDS encoding NmrA family NAD(P)-binding protein, with protein sequence MTILVTGATGTVGRHLVAELVRAGQRVRALTRDPGRATLPEGVEVVAGDLADPDTLVPAFDGVTAVHFINFAGDDYAPLEHGDRIVELAVKAGIQRVTVLGGRADGPLEQALAATGMEWTLLHPVEFMSNTLQWWTHSVRYEDVVKEPFGDRLSAMVHERDIAAVAAVALTESGHGGRTYPLTGPQALTTREKVRILGEALGREIAFVELTEDEARDQWRAVGMGEETIGFLIEALGNTPEVGYTVVPTVEQVTGRPARSFAEWAAEHADAFRA encoded by the coding sequence ATGACGATCCTCGTCACCGGTGCCACCGGGACCGTCGGCCGCCACCTCGTCGCCGAGCTCGTCCGGGCCGGTCAGCGGGTGCGCGCCCTCACCCGCGACCCCGGCCGCGCCACCCTCCCCGAGGGCGTCGAGGTCGTGGCGGGCGACCTGGCCGACCCCGACACGCTCGTCCCCGCCTTCGACGGCGTCACCGCCGTCCACTTCATCAACTTCGCGGGCGACGACTACGCCCCGCTGGAGCACGGCGACCGGATCGTCGAGCTGGCCGTGAAGGCGGGGATCCAGCGGGTCACCGTGCTCGGCGGGCGCGCCGACGGGCCCCTGGAGCAGGCTCTGGCCGCGACCGGCATGGAGTGGACCCTGCTGCACCCGGTCGAGTTCATGTCCAACACGCTCCAGTGGTGGACCCACTCGGTGAGGTACGAGGACGTCGTCAAGGAGCCGTTCGGCGACCGGCTCAGCGCGATGGTGCACGAGAGGGACATCGCCGCCGTGGCCGCGGTGGCGCTGACCGAGAGCGGCCACGGCGGCAGGACGTACCCGCTGACCGGCCCGCAGGCCCTGACGACCCGGGAGAAGGTCCGCATCCTCGGCGAGGCGCTCGGCAGGGAGATCGCCTTCGTCGAGCTGACCGAGGACGAGGCCCGCGACCAGTGGCGCGCGGTCGGCATGGGCGAGGAGACGATCGGGTTCCTCATCGAGGCGCTCGGCAACACCCCCGAGGTCGGTTACACCGTGGTGCCGACCGTCGAGCAGGTCACCGGCCGGCCCGCCCGGAGCTTCGCCGAGTGGGCGGCCGAGCACGCGGACGCCTTCCGCGCCTAG
- a CDS encoding ABC transporter permease, whose translation MTSVAWARRRLAAGRFWESFRRERAGLTGLVILLAAVAAALVAPLFIDESVTSVVSGTGAKFAPPSLDEPFGTDESGRSILLMVWWGSRTSLLIGFLAALVSIVIGMVVGIAAGHLRGWAGAVLMRITDWFLVLPSLVTAMVLAAILGGSTFTIIMAIGVTTWPATARLIRAQTLSVEARPYIERSRALGGGHWHITTRHVLPNVAPLLLASTTLEVASAIVTESTLAFLGVSSNKTSWGTMLRASYDYGAATQGAWWYILVPGLCILAVVMAFTLCGRALEAVLNPQLRRAGA comes from the coding sequence ATGACCAGCGTCGCCTGGGCGCGCAGGCGGCTGGCGGCCGGCCGCTTCTGGGAGAGCTTCCGCCGCGAGCGGGCCGGCCTGACCGGGCTGGTGATCCTGCTCGCCGCCGTCGCGGCCGCGCTGGTCGCGCCGCTGTTCATCGACGAGAGCGTGACGAGCGTGGTGTCCGGCACCGGCGCGAAGTTCGCGCCGCCGAGCCTGGACGAGCCGTTCGGCACCGACGAGTCCGGCCGGTCCATCCTGCTGATGGTCTGGTGGGGTTCGCGCACGTCGCTGCTCATCGGCTTCCTCGCCGCGCTGGTCAGCATCGTGATCGGGATGGTCGTCGGCATCGCGGCCGGGCACCTGCGCGGCTGGGCCGGCGCCGTGCTCATGCGGATCACCGACTGGTTCCTGGTGCTGCCCTCGCTGGTCACGGCCATGGTGCTGGCGGCCATCCTGGGCGGCAGCACGTTCACCATCATCATGGCCATCGGCGTCACCACCTGGCCGGCGACCGCCCGGCTGATCAGGGCGCAGACGCTGTCGGTGGAGGCCCGGCCGTACATCGAGCGGTCCCGGGCGCTCGGCGGCGGCCACTGGCACATCACGACGCGCCACGTGCTGCCGAACGTGGCGCCGCTGCTGCTGGCCAGCACCACGCTGGAGGTGGCCAGCGCCATCGTCACCGAGTCGACGCTGGCCTTCCTCGGCGTGAGCTCCAACAAGACCTCGTGGGGGACCATGCTGCGCGCCTCGTACGACTACGGCGCGGCCACCCAGGGCGCGTGGTGGTACATCCTCGTGCCCGGCCTGTGCATCCTGGCGGTCGTCATGGCGTTCACGCTGTGCGGACGTGCCCTGGAGGCCGTGCTCAACCCGCAGCTCAGGAGGGCGGGCGCATGA
- a CDS encoding ABC-F family ATP-binding cassette domain-containing protein yields the protein MSATMVAKELSAGHGDRVLFSGLDLVVAPGDVIGLVGANGAGKSTLLRLLAGLDAPAEGAVRLSPATATVGHLPQEPDRRPEETVGRFLARRTGVARAQHDLDAATQALVEQAPGADDAYGTALERWLALGGADLEDRAEAVAAELGLTVSLEQPMTSLSGGQAARAGLASLLLSRYDVFLLDEPTNDLDLDGLDRLERFVTGLRAGTVVVSHDREFLARTVTKVLELDLAQQRIRLYGGGYGAYLEEREVARRHAREQYEEYATTRADLEARARTQRAWMEKGVKNARRKATDNDKIGRNARVEATEKQAAKARQTDRLIERLEVVEEPRKEWELRMEIAAAPRSGAVVATLRGAVVRRGAFTLGPVNLEIGWAERVAITGANGSGKSTLLGALLGRIGPDEGHAALGSGVVVGEVDQARALFEGEEPLLDAFAEHVPEMVPGEMRTLLAKFGLKASHVLRPAATLSPGERTRAALALLQARGVNLLVLDEPTNHLDLPAIEQLESALASYPGTLLLVTHDRRMLEAVRVDRRLRVDQGRVSESR from the coding sequence ATGAGCGCGACCATGGTGGCCAAGGAACTGTCGGCCGGGCACGGTGACCGTGTCCTGTTCTCGGGGCTGGACCTGGTGGTGGCCCCCGGCGACGTGATCGGGCTCGTCGGCGCGAACGGCGCGGGCAAGTCCACGCTGCTGCGCCTGCTGGCCGGACTCGACGCGCCCGCCGAGGGCGCCGTACGGCTGAGCCCCGCCACCGCGACCGTCGGCCATCTCCCGCAGGAGCCCGACCGCAGGCCGGAGGAGACGGTCGGGCGGTTCCTCGCCCGGCGCACCGGCGTGGCGCGGGCGCAGCACGACCTCGACGCGGCCACGCAGGCGCTCGTCGAGCAGGCCCCGGGAGCCGACGACGCCTACGGCACGGCCCTCGAACGCTGGCTGGCGCTGGGCGGCGCCGACCTGGAGGACCGGGCGGAGGCGGTGGCCGCCGAGCTGGGCCTGACGGTGAGCCTGGAGCAGCCGATGACCTCCCTGTCCGGCGGCCAGGCCGCCCGCGCCGGGCTGGCGTCGCTGCTGCTCAGCCGGTACGACGTGTTCCTGCTGGACGAGCCGACCAACGACCTCGACCTCGACGGGCTCGACCGGCTGGAGCGGTTCGTCACCGGCCTGCGCGCGGGCACGGTGGTGGTGAGCCACGACCGGGAGTTCCTGGCGCGCACCGTGACCAAGGTGCTGGAGCTGGACCTCGCCCAGCAGCGGATCCGGCTGTACGGCGGCGGCTACGGCGCCTACCTGGAGGAGCGGGAGGTGGCCCGCAGGCACGCCCGCGAGCAGTACGAGGAGTACGCCACCACCCGCGCCGACCTGGAGGCCCGCGCCCGCACGCAGCGCGCCTGGATGGAGAAGGGGGTCAAGAACGCCCGCCGCAAGGCCACCGACAACGACAAGATCGGCCGCAACGCCCGCGTGGAGGCCACCGAGAAGCAGGCCGCCAAGGCCCGCCAGACCGACCGGCTGATCGAACGGCTGGAGGTGGTCGAGGAGCCGCGCAAGGAGTGGGAGCTGCGGATGGAGATCGCCGCCGCGCCCCGATCCGGCGCGGTCGTGGCCACGCTGCGCGGCGCGGTGGTCCGGCGGGGCGCCTTCACGCTCGGGCCGGTGAACCTGGAGATCGGCTGGGCCGAGCGGGTGGCCATCACGGGGGCCAACGGCTCGGGCAAGTCGACGCTGCTGGGCGCGCTGCTCGGCCGGATCGGGCCGGACGAGGGGCACGCCGCCCTGGGGTCAGGAGTGGTGGTCGGCGAGGTGGACCAGGCCAGGGCGCTGTTCGAGGGCGAGGAGCCGCTGCTCGACGCCTTCGCCGAGCACGTGCCCGAGATGGTGCCCGGGGAGATGCGGACCCTGCTGGCCAAGTTCGGGCTCAAAGCCTCCCACGTGCTGCGCCCGGCCGCCACCCTGTCGCCGGGCGAGCGCACCCGGGCGGCGCTGGCGTTGCTGCAGGCCAGGGGCGTCAACCTGCTGGTGCTGGACGAGCCGACCAACCACCTCGACCTGCCCGCGATCGAGCAGCTCGAGTCGGCGCTGGCGAGCTATCCCGGCACGCTGCTGCTGGTCACCCACGACCGGCGGATGCTGGAGGCCGTGCGGGTCGACCGGCGGCTACGGGTGGACCAGGGACGGGTCTCCGAGTCCCGCTGA